From Rudanella lutea DSM 19387, a single genomic window includes:
- a CDS encoding KUP/HAK/KT family potassium transporter yields MEDKKHLDTVSAAGLLVALGIIYGDIGTSPLYVLKAILGETTPIHPEVVRGALSCIFWTITLQTTAKYVILILRADNRGEGGIFALYALVRRHAPWLTIPAIIGGSSLLADSIITPPISVSSAVEGLRIIYPEIDTIPIVIGILSLLFLIQSFGTGVVGTAFGPIMFVWFTMLGVLGLVNVSSDLSILSSISPVYAYDFLMGYPGAFWLLGAVFLSTTGAEALYSDMGHCGRGNIRVSWVYVKMCLLFNYFGQGAYVESLAGQALGERNPFYELMPEWFLIIGISIATAATVIASQAMLSGAFTLISEAIRLNLWPKVRLRYPSVQKGQLYVPSINWLLYAGCIAVVLYFQESKRMEAAYGLAITLTMMMSTILFSYYMYSKKYNAWLVIFFLVFYLSLESCFLVANLIKFTHGGWVSVLIAGLMACIMIIWLQAFKIKLRLTEYVRIDTYLQAIKELSRDISIPKYATHLVFMSNAARQSEIESKIIYSIFQKRPKRADIYWFVHVDTTDDPYTMEYKVNTIAPDDAYKVTFKLGFRVEQRINLFFRKVIEDLVRNKEVDITSRYESLNRQNVIGDFRFVVLEKFLSFENDLPFRERVIMNIYFFIKTLTTTEDRWFGLDSSSVKIEKVPLVIRPVENVKLKRIPS; encoded by the coding sequence ATGGAAGATAAAAAGCACTTAGATACCGTATCGGCCGCTGGCTTGCTGGTAGCCCTCGGTATCATCTACGGCGACATTGGCACCTCGCCTTTGTACGTACTCAAAGCCATTCTTGGCGAAACCACTCCCATTCATCCAGAAGTAGTTCGCGGGGCCTTGTCCTGTATTTTCTGGACCATCACGCTCCAGACTACAGCCAAGTATGTCATCCTGATTCTGCGGGCCGATAACCGGGGCGAAGGCGGTATTTTTGCCTTGTACGCACTGGTTCGCCGGCATGCCCCCTGGCTTACGATACCGGCTATTATCGGCGGAAGCTCGTTGCTGGCCGATAGTATCATTACCCCGCCTATCTCGGTTTCATCGGCCGTAGAAGGGTTGCGGATTATCTACCCCGAAATCGACACCATCCCAATTGTGATCGGGATTCTGTCCTTGCTGTTTCTGATTCAGTCGTTCGGAACGGGGGTAGTGGGTACCGCATTCGGGCCCATCATGTTTGTCTGGTTCACGATGCTGGGCGTGCTGGGCCTGGTGAATGTCTCGAGCGATTTGAGCATTCTGAGCTCGATCAGCCCGGTGTACGCGTACGACTTTCTGATGGGCTACCCCGGTGCTTTCTGGTTGTTGGGTGCCGTATTTCTGTCGACAACAGGTGCCGAGGCCCTGTACTCCGATATGGGGCACTGCGGCCGGGGCAACATTCGGGTGAGCTGGGTGTACGTAAAAATGTGCCTGTTGTTCAACTACTTTGGGCAGGGTGCTTACGTCGAATCGCTGGCGGGTCAGGCCCTGGGCGAGCGCAATCCGTTTTACGAGCTCATGCCCGAGTGGTTTCTCATTATCGGTATCAGCATTGCCACCGCGGCTACGGTTATTGCGAGTCAGGCTATGCTGAGCGGGGCCTTTACGCTCATCAGCGAGGCTATCCGGCTCAACCTTTGGCCCAAAGTACGGCTCCGGTATCCGAGTGTACAGAAAGGGCAGTTGTACGTACCGAGCATCAACTGGTTGCTTTATGCGGGTTGTATTGCGGTAGTTCTGTACTTCCAGGAATCGAAACGGATGGAAGCAGCTTATGGTCTGGCCATTACGCTGACCATGATGATGAGCACTATTCTGTTCAGCTATTACATGTACTCGAAAAAGTACAACGCCTGGCTCGTTATTTTCTTCCTGGTGTTCTACCTGAGTCTGGAAAGCTGCTTCCTGGTGGCCAACCTGATTAAGTTTACCCACGGTGGCTGGGTGTCGGTACTTATTGCGGGGCTCATGGCCTGCATCATGATCATCTGGCTACAGGCGTTTAAGATCAAGCTCCGCCTGACCGAGTATGTCCGAATCGATACGTACCTACAGGCTATCAAAGAACTCAGCCGCGACATTAGCATCCCCAAATACGCTACGCACCTGGTTTTTATGAGCAATGCGGCCCGGCAGTCGGAGATTGAGTCGAAGATTATTTACTCCATTTTCCAGAAACGCCCCAAACGGGCCGACATCTACTGGTTTGTGCACGTGGATACGACCGACGACCCGTACACGATGGAGTATAAAGTAAACACCATTGCCCCCGATGATGCCTATAAGGTGACGTTTAAGCTCGGCTTCCGGGTGGAACAACGAATCAACCTGTTTTTCCGGAAGGTGATCGAAGACCTGGTGCGCAACAAAGAGGTGGATATTACGAGCCGGTACGAGTCGTTGAACCGGCAGAACGTGATCGGCGATTTCCGGTTTGTGGTGCTGGAGAAGTTCCTATCGTTTGAAAACGACCTGCCGTTCCGTGAGCGGGTGATCATGAACATCTACTTCTTTATCAAGACCTTAACGACCACCGAAGACCGCTGGTTTGGCCTCGACAGTAGCTCGGTAAAAATCGAGAAAGTCCCGCTCGTGATCCGGCCGGTCGAGAACGTGAAGTTGAAACGCATACCGTCTTAA
- a CDS encoding Crp/Fnr family transcriptional regulator: protein MQELIHLIGRLHPVSDEFLQALTAQLKRIERPKRSLLLSPGEVSSELYFLEAGLVRGYYLNDGKEFSTGFMAEGSFIISPLSFFTQTPSYEYLELLEDSRLWVLSKGQLEQLYTRFIEFNVVGRLITEQYYTRSEWRAHQLRTLSADELYEAFTSEYAPILNRVSNRHIASFLGLTPETVSRIRAKKR, encoded by the coding sequence ATGCAAGAATTGATCCATTTGATCGGTCGTTTGCACCCGGTCAGTGATGAGTTTTTACAGGCTTTAACGGCTCAACTCAAACGAATCGAACGACCAAAGCGTAGTCTGTTACTGTCGCCCGGCGAGGTTTCGTCTGAACTTTACTTTCTGGAAGCCGGGCTGGTACGGGGCTATTATCTGAACGATGGGAAAGAGTTTTCGACCGGATTTATGGCCGAGGGCTCTTTCATCATCTCTCCACTCAGTTTTTTTACCCAGACGCCCTCCTACGAGTACCTTGAATTACTGGAAGACAGCCGGTTGTGGGTACTCAGTAAAGGGCAATTAGAGCAACTATACACTCGCTTTATCGAGTTCAACGTTGTTGGCCGATTAATCACCGAGCAATACTACACCCGGAGCGAATGGCGTGCCCACCAACTCCGAACCCTCAGCGCCGACGAGCTTTATGAGGCCTTCACAAGCGAGTATGCCCCCATACTCAACCGGGTGAGCAATCGACACATTGCTTCATTTTTGGGTCTCACCCCCGAGACCGTTAGTCGAATTCGGGCTAAAAAACGATAA
- a CDS encoding NAD-dependent epimerase/dehydratase family protein encodes MKILITGGAGFVGSSLAIALKKNYPEYTIFALDNLKRRGSELSLARLKAAGIEFVHGDIRSKEDFDNIPAVDTVIEASAEPSVLAGLDGTPDYLINTNLFGTVNCLNYALKHKASFIFLSTSRVYPIKTIETLNFEEADTRFVLTDDQPVAGVSSKGIAENFPLDGARSLYGTTKLASELLIQEYNEFYGLKTVINRCGVLTGPWQMGKVDQGVMVLWIAKHYFEQQLAYIGYGGTGKQTRDMLHIDDLYRLIDWQLHNLDAVNGEILNAGGGTESSASLQELTQICQEVTGKTIPIKAVTENRAADIRLYITDNTKVTQLTGWKPEKGIREIVTDIHAWLDENRAALEPILK; translated from the coding sequence ATGAAAATCCTCATTACCGGCGGGGCCGGATTTGTCGGCTCCTCGCTGGCTATTGCGTTGAAGAAGAACTACCCCGAGTACACCATTTTTGCGCTCGACAACCTCAAACGGCGCGGCTCGGAGCTGAGCCTGGCCCGGCTAAAAGCAGCCGGTATTGAGTTTGTCCATGGCGACATCCGGAGCAAGGAAGACTTCGACAACATTCCCGCCGTAGATACCGTCATCGAAGCCTCGGCTGAACCCTCGGTCTTGGCCGGCCTCGATGGCACCCCCGACTACCTGATCAACACCAACTTGTTTGGTACGGTCAACTGCCTCAACTACGCTCTCAAGCATAAGGCGAGCTTTATCTTCCTGTCGACGAGCCGGGTGTACCCGATCAAAACGATCGAAACCCTCAATTTTGAAGAAGCCGATACCCGGTTTGTCCTGACCGACGATCAGCCGGTAGCTGGCGTTTCGAGCAAGGGGATTGCCGAGAACTTTCCGCTCGACGGTGCCCGGTCGCTCTACGGAACCACCAAACTGGCGTCGGAGCTGCTGATTCAGGAATACAACGAGTTTTACGGTCTCAAAACGGTGATTAACCGTTGCGGGGTACTTACCGGTCCCTGGCAGATGGGGAAGGTAGATCAGGGCGTGATGGTGCTCTGGATCGCCAAGCACTATTTTGAGCAGCAACTGGCGTATATCGGTTACGGTGGCACGGGCAAGCAAACCCGCGACATGCTGCATATCGACGATCTGTACCGTCTGATCGACTGGCAACTGCACAACCTCGACGCCGTAAATGGCGAAATTCTGAACGCCGGCGGTGGTACCGAAAGCAGTGCCTCGTTGCAGGAGCTGACCCAAATTTGCCAGGAAGTAACGGGCAAAACCATCCCGATCAAGGCCGTAACCGAAAACCGGGCCGCCGATATCCGGCTCTACATCACCGACAACACAAAGGTGACCCAGCTGACCGGCTGGAAACCCGAAAAAGGGATTCGTGAAATTGTGACCGACATTCATGCCTGGCTCGACGAAAACCGGGCCGCGCTGGAGCCTATTCTCAAATAG
- a CDS encoding TerC family protein, with amino-acid sequence MDGLFTAQNLISLLTLTFLEIVLGIDNIIFISIAANKLAKQDQAKARNIGLVLAMIFRVLLLFGISLLIALSEPFTHIDLGWFKAAFTGQAVILIVGGLFLLYKATTEIHHKLEGMSENESQSVAGAAKATVSSVVTQIAIINIVFSIDSILTAVGLTQNVPVMITAVVLSILIMMFFSGPVGKFVNEHPSIQMLGLAFLIMIGFMLVAEGAHLSEFVIFDAHIGTVPKGYLYFAIAFSLLVEFLNMQLRKKAPPVQLHGYGEEAHKEGMI; translated from the coding sequence ATGGATGGACTTTTTACCGCCCAAAACCTTATCAGTCTGCTCACGCTGACCTTTCTGGAAATCGTTCTGGGCATCGACAACATTATCTTTATCTCGATTGCCGCCAACAAGCTGGCCAAGCAGGATCAGGCCAAAGCCCGCAACATCGGTCTGGTGTTGGCCATGATCTTCCGGGTGTTGCTGTTGTTTGGTATTTCGTTGCTGATCGCCCTCTCGGAGCCGTTTACCCACATCGATCTGGGTTGGTTCAAAGCCGCCTTCACGGGTCAGGCCGTTATCCTGATTGTAGGGGGCTTGTTTCTGCTCTACAAAGCCACCACTGAAATTCACCACAAGCTGGAAGGCATGTCGGAAAACGAATCACAGTCAGTAGCTGGTGCGGCTAAAGCGACCGTTTCGAGTGTGGTTACCCAAATCGCCATCATCAACATTGTCTTTTCTATCGACTCGATTCTGACGGCGGTGGGTCTCACCCAAAACGTACCCGTCATGATTACGGCCGTTGTGCTGTCGATTTTGATTATGATGTTCTTTTCGGGACCAGTCGGCAAGTTTGTCAACGAGCACCCCAGTATTCAGATGCTCGGTCTGGCCTTCCTGATCATGATCGGTTTCATGCTGGTGGCCGAAGGCGCTCACCTGTCGGAGTTTGTGATTTTTGACGCCCACATTGGCACCGTACCTAAAGGGTATCTGTATTTTGCCATTGCGTTCTCGCTACTGGTTGAGTTCCTGAATATGCAGCTTCGGAAGAAAGCCCCACCGGTTCAGTTGCACGGCTACGGCGAAGAAGCACACAAAGAAGGAATGATTTAA
- a CDS encoding NADH-quinone oxidoreductase subunit N produces the protein MSLIDQLQDILNSLGGFGPVLWLCLAFSAGLVLDLVMSYRVGAVQTRRWVAGFTALSLLVAAGWTLLTPVRGYLFLHLLFLDNQAVFIQVVVALTGALVIAYDAFTRTPTPEAPYSPLHHLLMGLIIGLFLLSTSVNLLAIYLSLELVSISSYLLTALSRTRRASEGGIKYMLFGAISSAVMLYGMSFLYGLTGTLEITSTVFTVELAKNSGFVIAVASLLTLSGFLFKLSLVPFHVWTPDAYDAAPLPVAAFFSIAPKAGALLALMRLLTALPVGQFVDIQTPLAVVALASITLGNLSALWQTDAKRLLAYSTIAHAGFLLVGVVALSEAGFEAAFFYMATYLPINLAAFFLIDLLARHHGGNLQIGQLAGLGARLPVLSIALTVVMLALVGLPPTVGFTAKLLAFSALYNAYETTGNGWLLALFAVGLLNAVISLAYYLKIPFLLFFRPSQDSSVIKPLPQTAVWLAVSLAALVVILFINPDRLLNLIAVF, from the coding sequence TTGTCGTTAATTGATCAACTTCAGGATATTCTCAACAGCCTTGGCGGGTTTGGGCCGGTACTCTGGCTCTGTCTTGCTTTTTCGGCGGGGCTGGTGCTCGATTTGGTCATGTCGTACCGGGTGGGCGCCGTACAGACCCGGCGTTGGGTAGCAGGTTTCACGGCTCTGAGCCTGTTGGTAGCGGCCGGCTGGACGTTGCTGACACCCGTGCGGGGATACCTGTTTCTACACCTGTTGTTTCTCGACAATCAAGCAGTTTTTATTCAGGTTGTTGTGGCACTCACGGGCGCTCTGGTCATTGCTTACGATGCGTTTACCCGTACGCCAACGCCCGAGGCCCCTTACTCACCCCTGCACCACCTGCTGATGGGGCTGATAATCGGGCTGTTTCTGCTGAGTACGTCGGTCAATCTGCTGGCTATTTATCTTAGCCTCGAACTGGTATCCATCAGCTCGTATCTGCTGACCGCCCTGAGCCGCACGCGCCGGGCGTCGGAAGGAGGCATTAAATACATGTTGTTCGGGGCTATCAGCTCGGCCGTGATGCTGTATGGCATGTCGTTTCTGTACGGTCTGACAGGCACCCTCGAAATCACCAGCACGGTTTTCACCGTAGAACTGGCCAAAAACAGCGGTTTTGTTATTGCCGTCGCGAGTCTGCTCACCCTTTCGGGCTTTTTATTCAAGCTCTCGCTGGTGCCATTTCACGTCTGGACCCCCGACGCGTACGATGCCGCTCCCCTACCCGTAGCCGCCTTTTTTTCTATTGCCCCCAAAGCCGGTGCCCTGCTTGCTCTCATGCGCCTGCTTACGGCCCTGCCGGTGGGTCAGTTTGTTGACATACAGACTCCGCTGGCGGTGGTGGCGCTGGCCAGTATTACGCTCGGTAACCTGTCGGCCCTGTGGCAAACCGACGCCAAACGGCTGCTGGCTTACTCGACCATTGCACACGCGGGGTTTCTGCTGGTGGGCGTAGTGGCGCTGAGCGAAGCCGGTTTCGAAGCCGCTTTCTTCTACATGGCCACCTATCTTCCCATCAATCTGGCCGCCTTTTTCCTGATCGACCTCCTGGCCCGGCATCATGGTGGTAACCTTCAGATTGGGCAGTTGGCAGGACTCGGCGCCCGGTTGCCGGTATTGTCCATAGCCCTTACGGTAGTGATGCTCGCACTGGTCGGTTTACCACCAACCGTCGGGTTTACGGCAAAGCTGCTGGCGTTCTCGGCTCTCTACAACGCCTACGAAACCACCGGCAATGGCTGGTTACTGGCCCTGTTTGCCGTCGGGCTGCTCAATGCCGTGATTTCGCTGGCGTATTATTTAAAAATTCCGTTTCTGCTCTTTTTCCGGCCATCTCAGGACTCGTCGGTCATTAAACCCCTGCCGCAAACAGCCGTCTGGCTGGCCGTATCGCTGGCAGCTTTGGTGGTCATTCTGTTCATTAACCCCGACCGGTTGCTCAATCTGATTGCCGTTTTCTAA
- a CDS encoding tail fiber domain-containing protein, with product MTKLLRISYLLGLSASLSLPAVAQMGFNSPSGVRPTQDLEIYSRNGFAVQRRYQYANADPNASINNLSCASPTPDLTTAAGTLKDPAGDGNYSAGINCAQKISVPTTINGVPTVGIELIFDDLDTEPLADYISIRDANGFEQLFSGNTPTRYIVLSSEATIRFVTNGNATVGRGFRLRWRALLDEPSTSPAPITFGAAMQFDVFRSSFKAGFANVSSGFNSLALGYFNVASGANASVLGSNNVASGYGTTVMGSGNSANGFLASTMGTQNVASGDYSSAMGRLVSTNSQTGSFIIGDADPNNSGLTTSTAANQFTARFAGGYRLLTTSGTSANGAVLAPNASSWATISDSTKKENFRPVDGASLLQKIGAMRVGTWNYKGQAGIRHYGPMAQDFFAAFGRDGLGTIGCDTLLENHDFTAVTFTAVQALVKENEQLKAEIARLKADATRADNRLNALENVLLNKKERVSAVRRKR from the coding sequence ATGACTAAACTTCTCCGTATCAGTTACTTATTGGGCCTATCGGCGAGCCTTTCACTGCCAGCGGTAGCACAAATGGGCTTTAACTCGCCCTCAGGTGTTCGGCCAACGCAGGATCTGGAGATATACAGCCGCAACGGATTTGCCGTTCAACGCCGGTACCAGTACGCCAATGCCGACCCCAACGCCAGCATCAATAATTTGAGCTGTGCCAGCCCCACACCCGATCTGACTACGGCTGCTGGTACCCTGAAAGACCCGGCAGGCGATGGCAACTATTCGGCAGGTATCAACTGTGCCCAGAAGATAAGCGTACCAACCACGATCAATGGCGTGCCTACGGTTGGTATCGAGCTGATTTTCGACGACCTGGACACCGAACCGCTGGCCGATTACATCTCTATTCGGGACGCCAACGGATTCGAGCAGCTATTTTCGGGCAATACCCCAACCCGCTACATTGTTTTGTCGTCGGAGGCTACAATCCGTTTCGTCACCAACGGCAATGCTACCGTTGGGCGTGGATTTCGCCTGCGTTGGCGGGCCCTGCTCGATGAACCCTCTACCAGCCCGGCACCCATTACGTTCGGGGCAGCCATGCAGTTCGATGTGTTCCGTAGCTCGTTTAAGGCCGGTTTTGCCAATGTGAGCAGTGGGTTCAACTCCCTGGCCCTCGGCTATTTCAACGTAGCCAGCGGAGCCAACGCATCGGTATTGGGTAGCAACAACGTGGCCAGCGGATACGGCACCACCGTGATGGGTAGTGGCAACTCGGCCAATGGGTTTCTGGCCTCTACCATGGGCACGCAGAACGTAGCCAGTGGCGATTACTCGTCGGCTATGGGCAGGCTTGTATCGACCAATAGCCAAACAGGCTCGTTTATTATTGGCGATGCCGACCCCAACAACAGCGGCCTGACCACCAGCACAGCTGCCAATCAGTTTACGGCCCGTTTTGCGGGCGGCTACCGGCTACTTACTACCAGCGGCACGAGTGCCAACGGAGCGGTATTGGCTCCCAATGCATCGTCGTGGGCTACTATTTCGGACTCGACTAAGAAAGAAAACTTCCGCCCGGTCGATGGGGCCAGTTTGCTCCAGAAAATAGGGGCCATGCGGGTTGGTACATGGAATTACAAAGGACAGGCGGGTATCCGGCACTACGGGCCGATGGCGCAGGATTTCTTCGCGGCCTTTGGGCGCGACGGCCTCGGCACCATTGGATGCGATACTCTGCTCGAAAACCACGACTTTACGGCCGTGACCTTTACCGCTGTACAGGCATTGGTCAAAGAAAATGAGCAGTTGAAAGCCGAAATTGCCCGCCTGAAAGCCGATGCCACCCGAGCCGATAACCGACTCAATGCGCTCGAAAACGTGTTGCTCAACAAAAAAGAGCGGGTGAGTGCCGTCCGACGGAAGCGGTAA
- a CDS encoding glycosyltransferase family 2 protein, which translates to MDKPRISVITIAMNARDDLIRSIMSVREQTGVAYEHIVIDGGSTDGSVEWLRQDNHPCVRWISEPDKGIYDAMNKGIDRVRGEWIYFLSGGDRVLPGVFERVAPMLTANLDVLVGNIRQTDGGRFLGTFSEAMLVSNLIHHQAAFYNRRLFDAFRYDTSLRAISDYELNLMLYLEKKNVKVVDMDMGLCDMNGISSGLWRSLTESHQIRAKHMGQVKAGYYSMVLGWKYLMLHLRRLKQGLN; encoded by the coding sequence ATGGACAAACCGCGCATATCTGTTATAACCATCGCGATGAACGCCCGGGATGACCTCATTCGCTCGATTATGAGCGTGCGGGAGCAGACGGGCGTTGCCTATGAGCACATCGTAATCGATGGCGGTAGCACCGACGGCTCGGTCGAATGGCTCCGGCAGGATAATCACCCCTGCGTTCGCTGGATTAGCGAGCCCGACAAAGGAATCTACGACGCCATGAATAAAGGTATTGACCGCGTACGGGGCGAGTGGATTTACTTTTTGAGCGGGGGCGACCGGGTATTACCGGGTGTTTTTGAGCGCGTGGCGCCGATGCTCACGGCCAACCTCGACGTGTTGGTGGGCAATATCCGCCAAACCGATGGCGGCCGTTTTTTGGGGACGTTTTCGGAAGCTATGCTCGTCAGCAACCTGATTCACCATCAGGCAGCCTTCTACAACCGGCGGCTTTTTGACGCTTTCCGGTACGATACCTCACTGCGGGCCATCTCCGACTACGAGCTGAACCTGATGCTGTATCTGGAGAAGAAAAACGTGAAGGTAGTCGACATGGATATGGGCCTCTGCGACATGAATGGCATCAGTTCGGGGCTGTGGCGTTCGCTGACCGAATCGCACCAGATCCGCGCCAAACATATGGGGCAGGTAAAAGCTGGTTATTACAGCATGGTTTTAGGCTGGAAATACCTGATGTTGCACCTCCGACGGCTCAAACAGGGTCTTAACTAA